A stretch of Arachis hypogaea cultivar Tifrunner chromosome 15, arahy.Tifrunner.gnm2.J5K5, whole genome shotgun sequence DNA encodes these proteins:
- the LOC112748244 gene encoding protein FAR-RED IMPAIRED RESPONSE 1-like — translation MKDVSLWTISKVVLNHSHPCCPDQAEMLKQHRELSMFVRRTIETHEEAGIRPSKTYQSFVAAAGSHCELGFIEKDVRNYITRKVRNIFEEDDAKKFGKYLVRMKEKNQNFFFELNLEGDHCIKHVFWADARSRATFDYFGDVVSFDTTYNTNRYNLVLGSFVGVNHHGQSTLLGCALMKNEDIQSFKWLFECWLRCMGGKAPKGILTDQCTSIKRAIELCMPTTIHRWCIWHIMKKIPSKLNSYKGHIDIEQEMSRVVWNSYTKDEFDKNWNDFLTKYGLGGNKWLSGFTTYEDIEQVSNSIFNKFVITYNAVSRDVKCHCLLFESRGILCCHSLCVLSFERVDNVAPKYILERWSKNIKRRHTYIKSSQDEPILEPRSKRFDKLVFRSHNICEFASEYEELIGILHRAFDKVMAEMEEYQERSKGD, via the exons atGAAGGATGTTAGTCTTTGGACAATTTCCAAAGTTGTTTTAAATCACTCACATCCTTGTTGTCCAGACCAGGCTGAGATGCTCAAACAACATAGGGAGCTTAGCATGTTCGTGCGTCGCACCATTGAAACCCACGAGGAAGCTGGAATCAGAccgagcaaaacttaccaatcatttgtggcAGCAGCTGGCAGCCACTGTGAACTAGGTTTTATAGAAAAAGACGTAAGGAATTACATCACAAGGAAAGTACGGAATATTTTCGAAGAAGACGACGCCAAAAAATTTGGGAAGTACCTAGttagaatgaaagagaaaaaccaaAATTTCTTCTTTGAGCTCAACCTTGAAGGTGATCACTGCATTAAACATGTATTCTGGGCTGATGCAAGAAGCAGGGCTACATTTGATTATTTTGGAGACGtggtttcatttgacaccacctataATACAAATAG GTACAATTTGGTTTTAGGTTCTTTTGTTGGTGTGAATCACCACGGGCAGTCGACACTTCTTGGATGTGCGCtgatgaaaaatgaggacattcaatcattcaaatggctatTTGAGTGTTGGCTACGTTGCATGGGAGGGAAGGCACCAAAAGGTATTCTTACCGATCAATGCACATCGATTAAAAGGGCAATTGAGCTatgcatgccaacaacaattcaccgctGGTGTATCTGGCATATCATGAAGAAGATCCCAAGCAAACTAAATAGCTACAAAGGACACATTGATATTGAACAAGAGATGAGCCGTGTTGTTTGGAACTCGTACACAAAAGATGAATTTGACAAAAACTGGAATGATTTCCTCACAAAGTATGGGCTCGGaggcaacaagtggctttcag GTTTCACAACATATGAAGACATAGAGCAGGTTTCCAACTccatattcaacaagtttgtcaTCACCTATAACGCAGTATCACGAGATGTAAAGTGCCATTGCTTGCTGTTTGAGTCTAGGGGCATATTGTGCTGCCATTCCCTATGCGTTTTAAGCTTTGAGCGAGTGGATAACGTGGCACCAAAATACATATTGGAACGCtggagcaagaacataaagaggaggcaTACATACATCAAGAGCAGTCAAGATGAACCTATACTGGAGCCAAGAAGTAAGAGATTTGACAAATTGGTATTTCGGTCACACAATATATGTGAATTTGCATCCGAGTATGAAGAGTTGATCGGAATTTTGCATCGAGCATTTGACAAGGTCATGGCGGAGATGGAAGAATATCAAGAGAGAAGCAAAGGAGATTAG